The Oncorhynchus kisutch isolate 150728-3 unplaced genomic scaffold, Okis_V2 Okis01b-Okis20b_hom, whole genome shotgun sequence genome contains the following window.
AAGAGAATTGGGTTGTTGAGTATAAAGGGTTATATTTTTGACCGTACCATTCTATGAACAGATCGGGGTTGTTGAGTGTGATGGCTACGATGCGCGCCCCCTGGGAGGGAGGGTTGGACCAGGTGGTCCTGACAATCTTCTCCATCTGGGACAGAACACGGGCCAGGttgtctttatcctgggccacTACCGTCAGGTTACCAACACGCTCATCTGGAGGAGGAAGGAACAAAATGGAGGATTAGCATTCAGAGAGGGTGTTTGACTGGCTGAGCGTTTGTGAGACAGAGATGAAAAATGTAAGCAAAAACTGTGGCCATTGGACCACAGcagcagactgtgtgtgtgtgtatgtgtgtgtgtgtgtatgtgtgtgtgttacatgttgGTTGGTGTCCATGTCTATGTATAATATATGCTATTTAACAGACattacattttacgtatgggtggtcccgggatttgaacccactatcctggcgttacaagcaccatgctcgaACACCGGAGACACAGAGGACCACGATGCACGTGTCTGTCTATAGACTCACTGTAGAGGCCAAAGTTCTTGGAGAAGGACTGGGCACAGAGCAGCTCAAATCCTTCAGAGACAAAGTAGCGGATGGCCCAGGCATCTTTATCCAGACTGCCTGATGCAAAGCCCTGGTAGGCTGAGTCAAAGAACACAAACAGCTTCCTCCTCTGgacgaaggggggggggggggggacacagagaggggagggagaaggaacacagaggggagggagaagggaaagagaattgaattgagaggaaaggaaaggaaaaacAAACTAAAAAAAAGTTACCCCAAAATATAAATGAGCCTGATGGATAATGGTTGGGATTATGAGATGTCTGTTCTCCTGGGGAGTATTCATTAGTCTCAGACTGTCGTCACAGAACAGAAACAATTTCATCCAAATGGAAAACTTTTTGCATTGAAAACTAGAGTTTCTATTTGAACAGACTCAGGTAGGTCCCTACCCGTTTGGttccgtttggttcctagtgaatacactcctgctgtctcccctgtctcaccTTCATGACCTCAGAAATCATCTTCCATTCGTCAGGTGTGGGGTCTGTCCCCGTGGGGTTGTGGGCACAGGCATGGAGCACAAAGATAGAATGTTCTGGAGCGTTCTGACAAAAtaacacacacccacatcaaTTATCAAGGACAGGATTAGGGATGTGCATTTCAAAGAATGTCTGCGTTCAAGTAATCTCATGAAAATGATTTTGAGTCGTCAAATGTTAGTGTGAAACGGGGCTGACGGCAAAACAGTTTACAGGGTGTTATCAGTTGTTCAGATTACTGGTTGTGTTGATACACAACTGAAACCAAAACAGTTTGCAGGGTGTTATCAGTTGTTCAGATTACTGGTTGTGTTGATACACAACTGAAACCAAAACAGTTTGCAGGGTGTTATCAGTTGTTCAGATTACTGGTTGTGTTGATACACAACTGAAACCAAAACAGTTTGCAGGGTGTTATCAGTTGTTCAGATTACTGGTTGTGTTGATACACAACTGAAAACCAAGCTGAAATATTAACGCAAGACAATCATCCATAGCTTGTTGTAGACTAAATTGTGCATGATGTCGCTCTAACTCAAttccctaccccctccctccctccatccctaccccctccctccatccctacctccatccctacccccatccctaccccctccctccatccctaccccctccctaccccctccctccctccatccatccctacccccctccctccatccatccctacccccctccccccctccctccatccctacctccatccctaccccctccctacctccatccctaccccctccctccatccctacctccatccctaccccctccctacctccatccctaccccctccctacctccatccctaccccctccctccatccctctctcacctccaggTCATCCATTATACCGGTCACGTCCAGGCCTTTCTTTTCTCCGTCCCAGTAGTGGTAGGGGCGGATGTCTTTAAACCCAGCATCAGAAAACACTGCATTGTGGTTCTCTATAGGGCGAGAGAAgcagaaggagaaagaaggagaagatAAAGAAGATGGTGAGGCGGTGGAGAAGAGGGTATTTGTTCAGTATGTTTGTGCTCTTAAGGGGATCATGACTCAATAGAAGTAGAATATGTTGATTGGGCTCTGTGTGTCTGCTGCTGTGTCTCAGTTATCTTGTTGTCTAAACCGTCCTTATTGGCTCTACGGTTACCTTGTTGTCTAAACAGTCCTTATTGGCTCTACGGTTATCTTGTTGTCTAAACAGTCCTTATTGGCTCTACGGTTATCTTGTTGTCTAAACAGTCCTTATTGGCTCTACGGTTACCTTGTTGTCTAAACAGTCCTTATTGGCTCTACGGTTATCTTGTTGTCTAAACAGTCCTTATTGGCTCTACGGTTATCTTGTTGTCTAAACAGTCCTTATTGGCTCTACGGTTATCTTGTTGTCTAAACCGTCCTTATTGGCTCTACGGTTATCTTGTTGTCTAAACCGTCCTTATTGGCTCTATGGTTATCTTGTTGTCTAAAACAGTCCTTATTGGCTCTACCGTTATCTTGTTGTCTAAAACAGTCCTTATTGGTTCCCTGGCTAAATCAATTCCATGTAATGAGTTGGTTGTGGCCCTGCCCACTGACCCCAGGTTGGCGCGGAGACGTAGACGGGTGTGGCCGTGTTGTTGGTGCCGTTGTACCAGCGCCTCAGAAACTCCGCCCCGATCCTCAACGCACCGGTACCTCCCAACGCCTGGACCGCTCCTacctggaaagagagagaaaacgtCAACATTTGGGCAGGGCAAGGCAGAAGACTGTGTtccccagtcctactcctcatcccccaggatgtgtgtgtgttccccagtCCTActtcctcatcccccaggatgtgtgtgtgtttcccagtcctactcctcatcccccaggatgtgtgtgtgtttcccagtcctactcctcatcccccaggatgtgtgtgtgtttcccagtcctactcctcatcccccaggatgtgtgtgtgtttcccagtcctactcctcatcccccaggatgtgtgtgtgtttcccagtcctactcctcatcccccaggatgtgtgtgtgtttcccagtcctactcctcatcccccaggatgtgtgtgtgtttcccagtcctactcctcatcccccaggatgtgtgtgtgtttcccagtcctactcctcatcccccaggatgtgtgtgtgtttcccagtcctactcctcatccccagggtccccccaggatgtgtgtgtgttcccagtcCTACtctcatcccccaggatgtgtgtgtgtgtttcccagtcctactcctcatcccccaggatgtgtgtgtgtgtttcccagtcctactcctcatcccccaggatgtgtgtgtgtgtttcccagtcctactcctcatcccccaggattgtgtgtgtgtttcccagtcctactcctcatccccagGATTGGTGTGGtgttcccagtcctactcctcatccccaggatgtgtgtgtgtggtttcccagtcctactcctcatccccaggatgtgtgtgtgtttccagtcctactcctcatcccccaggatgtgtgtgtgtttccagtctactcctcatcccccaggatgtgtgtgtgtttcccagtcctactcctcatccccccaggatgtgtgtgtgtttcccagtcctactcctcatcccccaggatgtgtgtgtgtttccccagtcctactcctcaatcccccaggatgtgtgtgtgtttcccagtcctactcctcatcccccaggatggTGTGGTGTTTCCCAGtccctactcctcatcccccaaggatgtgtgtgtgtttcccagtcctactcctcatcccccaggatgtgtgtgtgtttcccagtcctactcctcatcccccaggatgtgtgtgtgttttcccagtcctactcctcatcccccaggatgtgtgtgtgtttcccagtcctactcctcatcccccaggatgtgtgtgtgtttccagtcctactcctcatcccccaggatgtgtgtgtgtttcccagtcctactcctcatcccccaggatgtgtggtgtgtttcccagtcctactcctcatcccccaggatgtgtgtgtgtttcccagtcctactcctcatcccccaggatgtgtgtgtgtttcccagtcctactcctcatcccccaggatgtgtgtgtgtttcccagtcctactcctcatcccccaggatgtgtgtgtgtttcccagtcctactcctcatcccccaggatgtgtgtgtgtttcccagtcctactcctcatcccccaggatgtgtgtgtgtttcccagtcctactcctcatcccccaggatgtgtgtgtgtttcccagtcctactcctcatcccccaggatgtgtgtgtgtttcccagtcctactcctcatcccccaggatgtgtgtgtgttcgccaGTCCTCTCCCCAGTTTCCAgtctactcctcatcccccaggatgtgtgtgtgtttcccagtcctactcctcatcccccaggatgtgtgtgtgtttcccagtcctactcctcatcccccaggatgtgtgtgtgtttcccagtcctactcctcatcccccaggatgtgtgtgtgtttcccagtcctactcctcatcccccaggatgtgtgtgtgtttcccagtcctactcctcatcccccaggatgtgtgtgtgtttcccagtcctactcctcatcccccaggatgtgtgtgtgtttcccagtcctactcctcatcccccaggatgtgtgtgtgtttcccagtcctactcctcatcccccaggatgtgtgtgtgtttcccagtcctactcctcatcccccaggatgtgtgtgtgtttcccagtcctactcctcatcccccaggatgtgtgtgtgtttcccagtcctactcctcatcccccaggatgtgtgtgtgtttcccagtcctactcctcatcccccaggatgtgtgtgtgtttccagtcctactcctcatcccccaggatgtgtgtgtgtttcccagtcctactcctcatcccccaggatgtgtgtgtgtttcccagtcctactcctcatcccccaggatgtgtgtgtgtttcccagtcctactcctcatcccccaggatgtgtgtgtgtttcccagtcctactcctcatcccccaggatgtgtgtgtgtttcccagtcctactcctcatcccccagatgtgtgtgtgtttcccagtcctactcctcatccccaggatgtgtgtgtgtttcccagtcctactcctcatcccccaggatgtggtgtgtgtttcccagtcctactcctcatcccccaggatgtgtgtgtgtttcccagtcctactcctcatcccccaggatgtgtgtgtgtttcccagtcctactcctcatcccccaggatgtgtgtgtgtttcccagtcctactcctcatcccccaggatgtgtgtgtgttttcccagtcctactcctcatcccccaggatgtgtgtgtgtttcccagtcctactcctcatcccccaggatgtgtgtgtgtttcccagtcctactcctcatcccccaggatgtgtgtgtgtttcccagtcctactcctcatccccaggatgtgtgtgtttcccagtcctactcctcatcccccaggatgtgtgtgtgtttcccagtcctactcctcatcccccaggatgtgtgtgtgtttcccagtcctactcctcatcccccaggatgtgtgtgtgtttcccagtcctactcctcatcccccaggatgtgtgtgtgtttcccagtcctactcctcatcccccaggatgtgtgtgtgtttcccagtcctactcctcatcccccaggatgtgtgtgtgtttcccagtcctactcctcatcccccaggatgtgtgtgtgtttcccagtcctactcctcatcccccaggatgtgtgtgtgtttcccagtcctactcctcatcccccaggatgtgtgtgtgtttcccagtcctactcctcatcccccaggatgtgtgtgtgtttcccagtcctactcctcatcccccaggatgtgtgtgtgtttcccagtccctactcctcatccccaggatgtgtgttgtgtttcccagtccttactcctcatcccccaggatgtgtgtgtgtttcccagttcCTACTCCtatcccccaggatgtgtgtgtgtttcccagtcctactcctcatcccccaggatgtgtgtgtgtttcccagtcctactcctcatcccccaggattgtgtgtgtcccagtcctactcctcatcccccccAGGTGGTGTGTGTTTCCCTCCTACTCTCATCccccagatgtgtgtgtgtttcccagtcctactcctcatcccccaggatgtgtgtgtgtttcccagtcctactcctcatcccccaggatgtgtgtgtgtttcccagtcctactcctcatccccaggatgtgttgtgtgtttcccagtcctactcctcatcccccaggatgtgtgtgtgtttcccagtcctactcctcatcccccaggatgtgtgtgtgtttcccagtcctgtccctactcctcatcccccaggatgtgtgtgtgtttcccagtcctactcctcatcccccaggatgtgtgtgtgtttcccagtcctactcctcatcccccaggatgtgtgtgtgtttcccagtcctactcctcatcccccaggatgtgtgtgtgtttcccagtcctactcctcatcccccaggatgtgtgtgtgtttcccagtcctactcctcatcccccaggatgtgtgtgtgtttcccagtcctactcctcatcccccaggatgtgtgtgtgtttcccagtcctactcctcatcccccaggatgtgtgtgtgtttcccagtcctactcctcatcccccaggatgtgtgtgtgtttcccagtcctactcctcatccccaggatgtgtgtgtgtttcccagtcctactcctcatccccccaggatgtgtgtgtgtttcccagtcctactcctcatcccccaggagtgttgtgtgtttcccagtcctactcctcatccccccaggatgtggtgtgtgtgttcccagtcctactcctcatcccacAGGAtggtgtgtgtttcccagtcctactcctcatcccccaggaatgtgtgtgtgtttccccagtcctactcctcatcccccaggatgtgtgtgtgtttcccagtcctactcctcatcccccaggatgtgtgtgtgtttcccagttcCTACTTCGTCATCccccagatgtgtgtgtgtttcccagtcctactcctcatccccagGATGTGTGGTGtgttcccagtcctactcctcatcccccaggatgtgtgtgtttcccagtcctactcctcatcccccaggattgtgtgtgtttcccagtcctactcctcatccccaggatgtgtgtgtgtttcccagtcctactcctcatccccccaggattgtgtgtgtttccagtcctactcctcatcccccaggatgtgtgtgttgtttcccagtcctactcctcatcccccaggattgtgtgtgtttcccagtcctactcctcatcccccaggatgtgtgtgtgtttcccagtcctactcctcacccccaggatgtgtgtgtgtttcccagtcctactcctcatccccaggatgtgtggtgtgtttcccagtcctactcctcatcccccaggatgtgtgtgtgtttcccagtcctactcctcatccccccaggatgtgtgtgtgtttcccagtcctactcctcatcccccaggatgtgtgtgtgtttccccagtcctactcctcatcccccaggatgtgtgtgtgtttcccagtcctactcctcatcccccaggattgtgtgtgtttcccagtcctactcctcatcccccaggatgtgtgtgtgtttcccagtcctactcctcatcccccaggatgtgtgtgtgtttcccagtcctactcctcatcccccaggatgtgtgtggtgtttcccagtcctactcctcatcccccaggatgtgtgtgtgtttcccagtcctactcctcatccccaggatgtgtgtgtgttcccagtcctactcatcccccaggatgtgtgtgtgtttatgttgacTTCCACCCCACGATGTAGAATTTGAGTTACAGGAAGTAGAATTTAATTCAGTGCAATTCAAAGAGATTCGACTGAGTCATGGAACGAGTAATATTGAATCTGACAGGTCACACTTCCAGATACCAAATAATACATCACTTTTCCCTGGAAACAATGTTCATCAACTCTTAACCTTAGTGCTTAGAAGAGCCCATTATATTTCCAGCAACCATTTCATTGGCTTCTTTTTGAAGGCCTGAACTTGAGGGTTGAAGTAATGCTGGGAAATGTAGTATTTCCCCCATATTTAACTAAATGTAAGTGATTAAATATAATAACTGAATATTCACATACAGGTTGTGTTTTCTTTGATCATACATTTCAAGACTTTGTCCTGAAAATGAATTGTTTTATATGCATGTATATAATGACATGTTTGATGTTTCAGGCACAAGATGTATACTTGTACAGACTACACCTAATGTAGAATAGAAGACCCATTTGAAATTAATAGAATTACACTCAATTCTAGTTCCTTTAAGTAAAAATGGTAATTCTGTATTCTAACAACTTCAATTCAATAATTCTATGGGAATTTATGAGgcattctcaattcaattcaccCCAACTCTGGTATGTGTCTATGTATATACATGCGTCCCTCCCTCCTACCTACCCTCCCGTCCTTGATGGCGGGGCTGTCATCGCCCAGGGCCACCTTGGAGGCAGCAGAGCGGAGCTCAGGGAGACCCAGGATGGGCAGATACTCGTGGTTCAGACTGTTGTCCTCCACTATCATCTGCTCTACCTTCTTCACTACGGGCAGGACCCATGGTAGACAGTCATCTGTACGgtaggctgaggagagagagaggagacattatatactgtatctaaCTATCTAGGCAGGACCCACGGTAGACAGTCATCTGTACGgtaggctgaggagagagagagagaggagacattatatactgtatctaaCTATCTAGGCAGGACCCACGGTAGACAGTCATCTGTCCGgtaggctgaggagagagagagagaggagacattatatactgtatctaaCTATCTAGGCAGGACCCACGGTAGACAGTCATCTGTACGGTAggctgaggagaggggagacattatatactgtatctaaCTATCTAGGCAGGACCCACGGTAGACAGTCATCTGTACGgtaggctgaggagagagaggagacattatatactgtatctaaCTATCTAGGCAGGACCCACGGTAGACAGTCATCTGTACGgtaggctgaggagagagagaggagacattatatactgtatctaaCTATCTAGGCAGGACCCACGGTAGACAGTCATCTGTACGGTAGGCTGAGGAGACATTATATATTGTATCTAACTATCTAGGCAGTACCCACGGTAGACAGTCATCTGTACGgtaggctgaggagagagagaggagacattatatactgtatctaaCTATCTAGGCAGGACCCACGCTAGACAGTCATCTGTACACCATCTGTATAcagggctccagagtggcgcagcagcctaaggcactgcatctcaatgctagaggcgtcactacagaccctggttagattccaggctgtatcaaaacGGGAcatgattgggagtaccatagagcggcacacaattggcccagcgtcacccgggttagggtttggccgtcattggaaataagaatttgttcttaaatgacttgcccagttcaataaaaatgttttataatACACACTGTACATGTCTGTCAGCCTGCCTGCGTGGGCAGGACCAATAGCAGGCACCAGGCAGTCATTTACTGTAGGCTGGAAAGACAAACAAGCATTACAGAGTACAATAGCCTAGTTATAATGAGCCTATTTAAAAATGTTAATGGTTGATACCAAAACAACCTTTCATAATGAGCACTAGCAGGCTGCAACACAGCCATAGTGCAGCAGTATGTTGACTTCATGCAGTCTGCTGTCACACCCTGCTCTGCTGGAGGTCACCCTGGCCTGaagaataagtgtgtgtgtgtgtgggggcacaatcctgtgcatgtgacttcCGAGGAGCTTCATTTCCCTCTCTAAGGAAAGCCTTTCAATGTCTCTCCTTTCCTGTCCAGGCCAGTGCGCTCTACCATTGAGGATCAAATTACAGCCGTTGATATTCAGTTACCAAAGTTCACAACAAATAGCTAGACAAGCTGGCTGGCCTACAC
Protein-coding sequences here:
- the LOC109876934 gene encoding aspartate aminotransferase, cytoplasmic isoform X2, encoding MSIFAEVPQAPPVAVFKLTADFREDTHAQKVNLGTGSYRTDDCLPWVLPVVKKVEQMIVEDNSLNHEYLPILGLPELRSAASKVALGDDSPAIKDGRVGAVQALGGTGALRIGAEFLRRWYNGTNNTATPVYVSAPTWENHNAVFSDAGFKDIRPYHYWDGEKKGLDVTGIMDDLENAPEHSIFVLHACAHNPTGTDPTPDEWKMISEVMKRRKLFVFFDSAYQGFASGSLDKDAWAIRYFVSEGFELLCAQSFSKNFGLYNERVGNLTVVAQDKDNLARVLSQMEKIVRTTWSNPPSQGARIVAITLNNPDLFIEWKGNVKTMADRVLLMRDQLKAKLIALGTPGTWDHITQQIGMFSFTGLNPKQVQYMIKEKHVYLMASGRINMCGLTSKNIDYVAESIHETVSKVQ
- the LOC109876934 gene encoding aspartate aminotransferase, cytoplasmic isoform X1 — encoded protein: MIVEDNSLNHEYLPILGLPELRSAASKVALGDDSPAIKDGRVGAVQALGGTGALRIGAEFLRRWYNGTNNTATPVYVSAPTWENHNAVFSDAGFKDIRPYHYWDGEKKGLDVTGIMDDLENAPEHSIFVLHACAHNPTGTDPTPDEWKMISEVMKRRKLFVFFDSAYQGFASGSLDKDAWAIRYFVSEGFELLCAQSFSKNFGLYNERVGNLTVVAQDKDNLARVLSQMEKIVRTTWSNPPSQGARIVAITLNNPDLFIEWKGNVKTMADRVLLMRDQLKAKLIALGTPGTWDHITQQIGMFSFTGLNPKQVQYMIKEKHVYLMASGRINMCGLTSKNIDYVAESIHETVSKVQ